The Flavobacterium psychrophilum genome includes a region encoding these proteins:
- a CDS encoding nucleotidyltransferase: MPRYVSISFPYLLTEYVARKRPEFRDKPFVLASRQHGRMVIDAVSPEAVQKGIRTGMVLADCKAIFPALEMVETEPRRAEKLLQALAEWSIFYTPFAAVDLPDGLILDSSGCTHLWGGEAAYLTHIKKKLGSYGYTVQTAVADTISTAWAVARFGSEAMVNPGQQREALKNLPPAALRLDATILARLKKLGMKYIGNFINMPPSVLRRRFGSDLPKRIAQALGQEIELIVPVKPVEPYQERLSSMEPIASATGITIALKQLLEILCLRFETEGLGLRHCVFKAYRVDGAVQQIEIGTGHPSRNTSHLFRLFEHKIATLEPALGFELFILEAPKIEPVTHEQAAIWNAASQNDMKVAELLDRVTAKIGQDSVNRYLPVEHHWPERSIKKASPLWEKPDGGWRTDLPRPMHLLPIPEIIEVSAALPDNPPIVFRYKGTVYDIAKADGPERIEQEWWLSDGLYRDYYSVEDKNGARYWVFRSGPYDGDKPKWFLHGFFA, from the coding sequence ATGCCAAGATACGTTTCCATATCGTTTCCTTACCTGCTCACGGAGTATGTGGCGCGCAAGCGACCCGAATTTCGAGACAAACCTTTCGTTTTGGCTTCACGTCAGCACGGACGTATGGTTATTGACGCGGTTAGCCCTGAAGCGGTTCAAAAAGGCATACGCACAGGCATGGTACTGGCCGATTGCAAAGCCATTTTTCCGGCACTGGAAATGGTTGAAACCGAACCCCGAAGAGCTGAAAAGCTATTACAGGCACTGGCTGAATGGAGCATATTTTATACGCCCTTTGCGGCGGTGGACCTGCCCGACGGGTTGATTTTAGACAGCAGCGGCTGCACGCATCTTTGGGGTGGCGAGGCTGCTTACCTTACCCATATTAAAAAGAAATTAGGCAGCTATGGCTATACTGTACAAACTGCCGTTGCCGATACCATAAGCACGGCATGGGCAGTAGCACGCTTTGGAAGCGAAGCAATGGTAAACCCGGGACAGCAGCGCGAGGCATTGAAAAACCTGCCGCCTGCCGCGCTTAGGCTGGACGCTACTATCCTGGCAAGACTGAAAAAACTAGGTATGAAGTATATTGGCAATTTTATAAATATGCCGCCATCAGTGCTACGCAGGCGCTTTGGTTCCGATCTTCCTAAAAGAATTGCACAGGCCTTAGGTCAGGAAATTGAACTCATCGTACCCGTAAAACCTGTCGAACCGTATCAGGAGCGGCTATCGAGTATGGAACCTATTGCATCGGCTACAGGTATAACGATTGCTCTTAAACAGCTGCTTGAAATACTATGTCTGCGGTTCGAAACCGAAGGCCTCGGTTTACGCCATTGTGTTTTTAAGGCGTATAGAGTTGATGGTGCCGTGCAGCAAATAGAAATTGGCACGGGGCATCCATCCCGAAATACCAGTCATTTATTCAGGCTTTTTGAGCATAAGATCGCCACGTTGGAGCCCGCGCTGGGGTTTGAGTTATTTATACTTGAGGCACCAAAGATAGAACCGGTTACACACGAACAGGCAGCCATATGGAATGCTGCTTCACAAAACGACATGAAGGTGGCCGAACTGCTGGACAGGGTAACCGCTAAAATTGGACAGGATTCTGTAAACCGGTATTTACCGGTGGAACATCACTGGCCGGAACGTTCTATAAAAAAAGCATCTCCTTTATGGGAAAAACCTGACGGTGGCTGGCGTACCGATTTGCCACGCCCCATGCACCTGCTGCCTATCCCTGAAATTATAGAAGTGAGTGCTGCCCTGCCGGATAACCCTCCAATAGTGTTTCGCTACAAGGGGACAGTATATGATATAGCCAAAGCTGATGGACCCGAACGTATTGAGCAGGAATGGTGGCTCTCTGACGGATTATATAGGGATTACTATTCAGTTGAAGATAAAAATGGTGCCCGTTATTGGGTGTTCCGTTCGGGGCCTTATGATGGCGATAAGCCCAAATGGTTTTTACACGGATTTTTTGCATGA
- a CDS encoding DNA polymerase gives MSYTELHITSNFSFLRGGSHPHELVEQAAALGYTEVAITDHNTLAGVVRAYSAAKKVGIRLIIGCRLELMDGPPLLAYPTDKDAYARLSGLLSTGNLRAEKGQCLLYKKEVYEYAKGILFIALPPLSLNETFDFDNSYKDSLKEYSDNLSMALYLGMSRSYQANDNKRMHRLWQLSESLNIKLVATNDVHYHVPERRQLQDVLTCIREKCTIHTAGFRLYQNAERYLKPADEIQRLFRQYPQALDAASEIADACRFSLDSLKYIYPEEITSGGRTPQQELVMLAWQGANERFDNNIPEKIAEAIRYELEFMERKNYASYFLTVYDFVRFARQRNILCQGRGSAANSVVCYCLGITSVDPSKFKVLFARFMSDARDEPPDIDVDFEHERREEVIQYIYEKYGRDRAAIVATVTQVHWRGAIRDVAKAMGLSTDAVDRLAASIQEFRDELDNGRITSEGFNLADPHLMKTLELTREFVGFPRQLGQHTGGFIITQDRLSDLCPVLNARMEDRTNIEWNKDDIEQLGFLKVDVLALGMLTCIRKAFDLCKQHYGKEYTLAEINKYEDPAVYEMISHADTLGVFQIESRAQMSMLPRLKPKCFYDLVIEVAIVRPGPIQGDMVHPYLRRRDGIDPVNYPSEELKEILGRTLGVPLFQEQAMEIAIVAAGFTPAEADGLRRSMATFKAKGKVSDWEVKLVKGMINKGYEEDFARRVFRQLEGFGSYGFPESHAASFALLVYVSSYIKCYYPDVFAAALLNSLPMGFYQPAQIVIDAQKHGVEVRSVDINYSHWDNKLEERSGKYFALRLGFRQIKGLSTDDMQLLMAARQKPFRSVNALLDAGLAMLALEKLADADAFRSIGLDRRQALWEVSSLSDSPIGMFKGQPSESTSEIQLELPLLTDAEHVVEDYGTIGLSLKAHPVSFVRKQLDSFRVTATANLSKLANGDSVAVAGLITVRQRPGTAKGVIFITIEDETGFANLVVWGKVFDTYRRDIVQARLLMVQGKVQIEGEVIHVIANSCYNMSSLLQNMTDTKDTASALSTLSQSDEKNPEKVFHKGRNFR, from the coding sequence ATGAGCTATACAGAACTACATATCACAAGCAATTTCAGTTTCCTGCGTGGGGGGTCGCATCCTCATGAACTTGTGGAACAGGCCGCAGCGTTAGGTTATACCGAAGTTGCCATTACCGATCATAACACACTGGCAGGCGTGGTACGGGCGTATTCGGCGGCAAAAAAGGTTGGTATACGGCTAATTATCGGGTGCAGGCTTGAACTTATGGATGGGCCACCCCTACTTGCCTATCCCACCGATAAAGATGCCTACGCCAGGCTTTCCGGTTTGCTTTCTACGGGAAATTTACGCGCCGAAAAAGGTCAATGCCTCCTGTATAAGAAAGAAGTTTACGAATATGCCAAAGGCATATTATTTATTGCTCTGCCCCCACTCTCGCTTAACGAAACTTTTGATTTTGACAATAGTTATAAAGATTCACTAAAAGAATATAGCGATAATTTGAGCATGGCGCTCTACTTGGGAATGAGCAGATCCTATCAGGCCAATGACAATAAACGCATGCACCGCCTTTGGCAATTATCTGAATCTTTGAATATAAAACTTGTTGCCACAAATGATGTGCACTACCACGTGCCGGAGCGCAGGCAGCTACAGGATGTACTAACCTGCATTCGCGAGAAATGCACCATACACACGGCGGGGTTTCGCCTTTACCAAAATGCCGAACGCTACCTGAAACCTGCTGATGAAATACAACGATTGTTCAGGCAATACCCCCAGGCATTAGATGCTGCCAGCGAAATAGCCGATGCCTGCCGGTTCTCGCTCGATAGTCTAAAATATATCTATCCCGAAGAAATTACTTCCGGTGGGCGAACACCGCAACAGGAACTTGTAATGCTGGCATGGCAGGGAGCCAATGAAAGGTTTGACAATAACATTCCCGAAAAAATTGCAGAGGCCATACGCTATGAGCTCGAATTTATGGAACGTAAAAATTACGCCTCCTATTTTTTAACCGTGTACGATTTTGTACGTTTTGCGAGACAACGTAACATTTTATGCCAGGGACGCGGATCGGCAGCAAACTCTGTGGTTTGTTATTGTTTGGGCATTACATCGGTAGACCCTTCTAAATTCAAGGTGCTGTTTGCCAGGTTTATGTCGGATGCCCGTGATGAGCCGCCCGATATTGACGTAGATTTTGAACATGAACGCCGTGAAGAAGTCATTCAGTATATCTATGAAAAATATGGACGGGACAGAGCTGCTATTGTGGCAACCGTTACGCAGGTACACTGGAGGGGTGCCATTCGCGATGTGGCAAAAGCCATGGGGTTATCAACCGATGCTGTTGACAGGCTGGCAGCTTCTATACAGGAATTTCGTGATGAACTTGACAACGGGCGGATTACTTCTGAGGGCTTTAACCTCGCCGATCCGCATTTGATGAAAACCCTCGAACTTACACGTGAATTTGTGGGATTCCCGCGTCAACTCGGTCAGCACACCGGTGGTTTTATCATTACACAGGATAGGCTTTCTGACTTATGCCCTGTACTAAATGCACGGATGGAAGACCGTACTAATATTGAATGGAATAAGGACGATATAGAACAATTGGGTTTTTTAAAAGTAGATGTATTGGCGTTGGGGATGCTGACCTGCATCCGTAAGGCTTTTGACCTTTGCAAACAGCATTATGGTAAGGAATATACCCTCGCAGAAATCAACAAATATGAGGATCCCGCGGTGTATGAAATGATAAGCCATGCCGATACACTGGGTGTTTTCCAGATAGAGAGCCGTGCGCAAATGTCTATGCTGCCACGGTTAAAGCCCAAGTGCTTTTATGATTTGGTAATTGAAGTAGCTATTGTACGCCCGGGGCCTATTCAGGGCGACATGGTGCACCCCTACCTGCGCCGTCGTGATGGAATTGACCCTGTAAATTACCCATCGGAAGAACTGAAGGAAATTCTAGGCCGTACTTTGGGCGTGCCGCTGTTTCAGGAACAGGCTATGGAAATTGCTATTGTAGCTGCTGGCTTTACCCCTGCCGAAGCTGATGGACTACGCCGAAGCATGGCTACTTTTAAAGCAAAGGGAAAAGTAAGCGACTGGGAAGTAAAACTTGTGAAGGGAATGATAAACAAAGGATATGAGGAAGATTTTGCCCGCCGGGTATTCCGCCAGTTAGAAGGCTTTGGTTCTTATGGTTTCCCTGAAAGCCATGCGGCAAGTTTTGCTTTGCTGGTATATGTATCATCGTACATTAAATGTTATTACCCGGATGTGTTTGCTGCGGCGTTGCTCAACAGCCTGCCTATGGGGTTTTATCAGCCTGCTCAGATTGTTATCGACGCGCAAAAGCACGGCGTAGAAGTACGCTCGGTAGACATTAATTATTCGCACTGGGATAATAAACTCGAAGAAAGATCGGGTAAATATTTTGCTTTGCGGCTTGGTTTCAGGCAAATTAAAGGTTTGTCTACCGATGATATGCAGTTATTAATGGCGGCACGGCAAAAGCCATTTAGGTCTGTTAACGCATTGCTGGACGCCGGACTAGCTATGCTTGCTTTGGAAAAACTCGCAGATGCCGATGCTTTCCGCTCTATCGGACTGGACCGCAGGCAGGCACTTTGGGAGGTATCTTCATTATCAGACAGCCCTATTGGTATGTTTAAGGGTCAGCCTTCTGAAAGTACTAGCGAGATACAGCTTGAATTACCGCTGCTAACCGATGCCGAACACGTAGTTGAAGATTATGGTACTATAGGTTTGTCATTAAAAGCCCATCCCGTAAGTTTTGTGCGCAAGCAACTGGATAGCTTCCGGGTAACAGCTACGGCAAACCTCTCCAAACTGGCAAATGGAGATTCTGTTGCTGTAGCCGGACTAATTACCGTACGACAAAGACCCGGAACAGCCAAAGGCGTGATCTTTATTACTATTGAAGATGAAACCGGTTTTGCCAACCTGGTGGTTTGGGGAAAAGTGTTTGATACCTACCGCAGGGATATCGTGCAGGCACGTTTGCTAATGGTACAGGGAAAAGTGCAAATTGAAGGTGAGGTTATCCACGTTATTGCAAATTCCTGCTATAATATGTCTTCGCTTTTACAAAATATGACAGATACTAAAGACACTGCATCAGCTTTGTCTACCCTATCACAATCTGATGAGAAAAACCCGGAAAAAGTGTTTCATAAGGGACGTAATTTCAGGTAA
- a CDS encoding Error-prone repair protein ImuA has translation MKVKYAAEKLEIARQLQAKINAMQGLGKLSTEPFTTGLYPFATAFPGNVFSTGAIHEFISYESANAASTSGFITAIISKLIKDGGLCLWVGNGKKVFPFGLKHFGLEPDRVVFINTVRTKDALWIIEEALKCEALTAVVGEIKELGFTESRRLQLAVENSGVTGFIHRHCPHRENAVACTTRWKISSLPSLINDNLPGVGHSTWDVQLVKMRNGRPHSWQVTWQDKTFTSLTDKHFTLSIFNERHTG, from the coding sequence ATGAAAGTGAAATACGCAGCTGAAAAATTAGAAATAGCAAGGCAGCTTCAGGCAAAGATCAATGCGATGCAAGGCTTAGGAAAACTAAGCACCGAGCCTTTTACTACCGGTCTTTATCCATTTGCGACTGCCTTTCCCGGCAATGTTTTTTCAACGGGGGCTATACACGAATTTATCAGCTATGAATCGGCTAATGCCGCATCAACAAGCGGTTTCATTACAGCAATAATTAGTAAATTAATAAAAGACGGAGGCCTTTGCCTTTGGGTTGGCAACGGGAAAAAAGTTTTCCCCTTTGGTTTAAAACACTTTGGGCTGGAACCCGACCGTGTGGTTTTTATAAATACAGTGCGTACAAAAGATGCGCTTTGGATTATTGAAGAAGCATTGAAATGCGAAGCGCTTACAGCTGTGGTAGGTGAAATTAAAGAACTTGGTTTTACAGAATCCCGACGGTTGCAGTTAGCCGTAGAAAACAGCGGTGTAACCGGTTTTATTCACCGTCATTGCCCGCACAGAGAAAATGCAGTGGCCTGTACTACCCGATGGAAAATAAGCTCGTTACCAAGCCTTATTAATGACAATTTACCCGGAGTGGGTCATAGCACATGGGATGTGCAATTGGTAAAGATGCGTAATGGCAGACCCCATTCGTGGCAGGTAACCTGGCAGGATAAAACCTTTACCTCGCTGACCGATAAACATTTTACATTATCAATTTTTAACGAACGCCATACCGGATAA
- a CDS encoding methionine sulfoxide reductase A (this stereospecific enzymes reduces the S isomer of methionine sulfoxide while MsrB reduces the R form; provides protection against oxidative stress), producing the protein MENLKKTYIAGGCFWGMEDLFRVLPGVKDTEVGYLGGQNENPTYENHPGHAEGLEITYDPQVITYNELLDYFFRVHDPTTIDRQGNDRGASYRSAIFIQNDEEEQTAKDVIEIVDASKRWPGKVVTTLEPFTKFWIAEGYHQDYLVKNPNGYTCHFERFGTFL; encoded by the coding sequence ATGGAAAATTTAAAAAAAACATATATAGCAGGCGGTTGTTTCTGGGGTATGGAAGACCTTTTTAGAGTACTGCCTGGGGTAAAGGATACAGAGGTAGGTTATTTAGGAGGACAAAATGAAAACCCCACTTATGAAAATCATCCAGGACATGCAGAAGGTCTTGAGATAACTTACGATCCGCAAGTGATAACGTATAACGAACTGTTGGATTATTTTTTCAGGGTTCATGATCCAACTACTATCGACCGTCAGGGAAATGACAGGGGAGCAAGTTACCGTTCTGCTATTTTTATCCAAAATGACGAGGAAGAGCAAACGGCTAAAGATGTAATCGAAATTGTTGATGCATCAAAGCGATGGCCGGGTAAAGTTGTTACCACTTTAGAGCCATTTACCAAGTTTTGGATTGCAGAAGGCTATCATCAGGACTATTTGGTTAAAAATCCTAATGGGTATACATGCCATTTTGAAAGGTTTGGCACATTTTTATAG
- a CDS encoding 2OG-Fe(II) oxygenase, translating into MLLFDEKDLFTTGNGAQKNFDLPDLCLMLHEGFISKTEADYYYDMLLHNTPWREYQMPMYDKIVTAPRMIAWYGEQEEAGESALPWTPELMQLKKKVEEETGLLFNAVLLNLYRNGSDSVAWHSDKEHMIGRNPNIASMTFGQTRPFRLRHKIDKSVAQIEVPLHHGTLLLMSGTTNTFWEHQIPKSAKEMLPRINLTFRQVQ; encoded by the coding sequence ATGCTATTATTTGACGAAAAAGATTTGTTTACCACAGGTAACGGTGCGCAAAAGAATTTTGACCTGCCTGACTTATGCCTGATGCTGCATGAAGGTTTTATATCTAAAACTGAAGCCGATTATTATTATGATATGCTATTGCATAATACGCCATGGCGAGAATACCAAATGCCCATGTATGACAAAATAGTGACCGCTCCGAGAATGATTGCCTGGTATGGCGAACAGGAAGAAGCAGGAGAAAGTGCATTGCCGTGGACGCCTGAACTTATGCAACTAAAAAAGAAAGTCGAAGAAGAGACGGGGCTTTTGTTTAATGCTGTGTTGCTGAATCTCTACCGTAATGGTAGCGACAGCGTGGCATGGCATTCGGATAAGGAACATATGATTGGCAGAAACCCTAATATTGCATCTATGACTTTCGGTCAGACAAGGCCTTTTCGTCTCAGGCATAAAATTGATAAGTCTGTTGCACAGATAGAAGTTCCTTTGCATCATGGTACATTGTTGCTTATGTCCGGCACCACTAATACTTTTTGGGAACATCAAATTCCTAAATCCGCTAAAGAAATGTTACCGAGGATCAACCTTACTTTTCGGCAAGTTCAATAA